The window GTCGGGTCGAGCTGTTGCCGTTGTCGATGAGTGATCGCACGCCGGCAAGCTCGCGGACACACCCCAGTTCCTCGGCGACCGGAGCGAGCTGGTCGACGAGTTCGGCGACATGACCGGCGACCGGGCGCTGGGTGCCGGCACGATCGACGATGATGCGCGCGTCGAGCCCGTACCGCGCCGCGCGCCACTTGTTCTCTCGTAGGAACCACGGCTGCAAGCGGGGGAGAGGCCGCCCGGCGTCGAGTTCTCGTGAGAAATGCTCGACGAGCACCTGCACGAGCGCGGCGACCGCGGCGAGTTCGGGCAGCGTCGACATGCCGTCGCATGCCCGCACTTCGATCGTGCCCCACCGAGGAGCGGGGCGGATGTCCCACCGCACTTCGCTGGCGTCGGCCATGACGCCGGTGTCGACCATGTCGTGGAGGTACGACTCGAACTGTGCCCAGTCGCGCAGTGGCCAGGGAAGCCCGGCGGTAGGCAACTGTTGGAACACGAGTGACCGATTCGAGGCGTAGCCGGTTCGCTCACCGGCCCAGAACGGGCTGGACGCCGAAAGCGCCTGCAGGTGCGGGAGGTAGACCGAGAGCGCTCCGATGAGTGGGAACACCTTGTCGGCGTCTTCGACGCCGATGTGCACATGGATGCCCCAGATCATCATGTTGCGGCCCCACCACTGCGTGCGCTCGATCAGCGTGTGGTACCTGGTCTTGTCGCTGACCTGTTGGTCGTACCACTGCGCAAACGGATGGCT is drawn from Microbacterium protaetiae and contains these coding sequences:
- a CDS encoding glutamate--cysteine ligase; the encoded protein is MGVHFASSDRSTVGLEWEIMLADRESGDLVPRAPEILPLLHDRSADARFTVTGELLTNTVEVTSGVSGTVAEAAHDVADAIAALRAITDPLDVELLCAGSHPFAQWYDQQVSDKTRYHTLIERTQWWGRNMMIWGIHVHIGVEDADKVFPLIGALSVYLPHLQALSASSPFWAGERTGYASNRSLVFQQLPTAGLPWPLRDWAQFESYLHDMVDTGVMADASEVRWDIRPAPRWGTIEVRACDGMSTLPELAAVAALVQVLVEHFSRELDAGRPLPRLQPWFLRENKWRAARYGLDARIIVDRAGTQRPVAGHVAELVDQLAPVAEELGCVRELAGVRSLIDNGNSSTRQVRVADAADGDLRTVVQHLIHEFRTGPTLREHLARLDG